The genomic region ATTGCTTTAATGACGGCTGAAATATTAAATGTACCTTTAGTTATAATTAGGAAAAATATAAAAATTACAGAAGGACCTACTGTAAATATAAATTATATTTCTGGTTCAACAAGAAAGATTCAAACAATGTCTCTTTCTAAAAAATCTTTAAAAGAAAATTCTAAGGTTTTAATAATAGATGACTTTATGAAAGCAGGTGGAACAATAAAAGGGACAATAGAGATGATGGCAGAATTTAAGGCGGAAGTAGTAGGAGTAGGTGTATTTTTATCAACCAAGAAACCTGAGAAAAAGTTAGTTAAGGATTATTTATCTCTAATTACTGTTGAAAAAATAGATGAAAAAGAGAAAGAGATTTTTTTAAAACCTAACTTTGGTCAATTAAGACAAATAAAATAAGAAACTTCCCATAAAAAGAAGGGATTTCCAAAAATATAGAGAATATAGAGAATATTTAGTAGATTTATTTGACTCCATGGGAAGGTGGTGAATTAATCGGTGGAAGTTACAGATGTAAGGATTAGAAAAATGACGGAAGAAGGAAAAATGAAGGCGATTGTTTCTGTTACTTTTGACGATGAGTTTGTTGTACATGATATAAAAGTCATTGAAGGGCTAAATGGATTATTTATTGCTATGCCTAGTAGGAAAATGGCAGATGATGAATTTAGAGACATAGCTCATCCAATTAATTCAAAGACTAGAAACAAAATCCAAGAGGCAATTTTTAAAGAATATGAAAAGA from Tissierellales bacterium harbors:
- the spoVG gene encoding septation regulator SpoVG, with protein sequence MEVTDVRIRKMTEEGKMKAIVSVTFDDEFVVHDIKVIEGLNGLFIAMPSRKMADDEFRDIAHPINSKTRNKIQEAIFKEYEKNIEEK